One genomic segment of Bacteroides caccae includes these proteins:
- the mraY gene encoding phospho-N-acetylmuramoyl-pentapeptide-transferase: MLYYLFEWLHKLNFPGAGMFGYTSFRALMAVLIALLISSIWGDKFINLLKKKQITETQRDAKIDPFGVNKVGVPSMGGVIIIVAILIPCLLLGKLHNIYMILMLITTVWLGSLGFADDYIKIFRKNKEGLHGKFKIIGQVGLGLIVGLTLYLSPDVVIRENIEVHTPGQEMEVIHGTNDLKSTQTTIPFFKSNNLDYADLVSFMGEHAQTAGWILFVIITIFVVTAVSNGANLNDGMDGMAAGNSAIIGATLGILAYVSSHIEFASYLNIMYIPGSEELVIYICAFIGALIGFLWYNAYPAQVFMGDTGSLTIGGIIAVFAIIIHKELLIPILCGVFLVENLSAILQRVYYKLGKRKGVKQRLFKRAPIHDHFRTSMSLIEPGCTVKFTKPDQLFHESKITVRFWIVTIVLAAITIITLKIR; the protein is encoded by the coding sequence ATGTTATACTATCTGTTTGAATGGCTGCATAAGCTCAATTTTCCCGGGGCGGGAATGTTCGGTTACACCTCATTCCGCGCCTTAATGGCGGTCCTCATCGCATTGCTTATTTCAAGTATATGGGGTGACAAATTCATCAACCTTCTGAAGAAGAAGCAAATCACGGAGACACAACGTGATGCGAAGATTGACCCGTTCGGTGTCAACAAGGTAGGTGTGCCGAGTATGGGAGGAGTGATTATTATCGTAGCTATTCTCATTCCTTGCCTGTTGCTGGGTAAGTTGCACAATATATATATGATATTAATGTTGATTACAACTGTATGGTTGGGATCACTCGGATTTGCCGACGACTACATCAAGATCTTCCGCAAGAACAAGGAAGGTTTGCATGGTAAGTTTAAAATTATCGGGCAAGTAGGTTTGGGATTAATTGTCGGACTTACCTTGTATTTAAGTCCGGATGTGGTAATCCGTGAAAATATCGAAGTACATACTCCGGGACAGGAGATGGAAGTGATACACGGAACGAATGACTTGAAATCGACTCAAACAACGATTCCTTTCTTCAAGAGCAATAACCTCGACTATGCCGACCTGGTCTCTTTCATGGGTGAACACGCGCAGACAGCCGGATGGATATTGTTCGTTATCATCACAATCTTCGTGGTGACCGCCGTATCAAACGGTGCCAACCTGAATGACGGAATGGATGGAATGGCCGCAGGTAATTCTGCCATAATCGGCGCCACGCTCGGTATCCTGGCATACGTATCGTCGCACATCGAGTTTGCAAGTTATCTGAACATTATGTATATTCCGGGGTCGGAAGAACTCGTAATTTATATCTGCGCCTTCATCGGTGCATTGATCGGCTTCCTGTGGTATAACGCTTATCCAGCACAAGTATTTATGGGAGATACGGGTAGCCTCACTATCGGTGGTATCATTGCCGTTTTCGCTATCATCATCCACAAAGAATTACTCATACCGATTCTTTGCGGTGTATTCCTGGTAGAGAATTTATCGGCTATCCTGCAACGGGTTTACTACAAGCTGGGAAAACGGAAAGGAGTGAAGCAGCGGTTGTTCAAACGGGCACCGATCCACGACCATTTCCGTACTTCCATGAGCCTGATAGAACCGGGATGTACAGTGAAATTTACCAAGCCCGACCAATTGTTTCACGAATCAAAGATTACCGTCCGTTTCTGGATTGTAACGATTGTGCTGGCAGCAATAACAATAATAACGCTTAAGATAAGATAA
- a CDS encoding deoxyguanosinetriphosphate triphosphohydrolase produces the protein MMNWNQLISAKRFGMEEFHEERQENRSEFQRDYDRLIFSAPFRRLQNKTQVFPLPGSIFVHNRLTHSLEVSCVGRSLGNDVAKAILERQPELQESFLPEIGSIVSAACLAHDLGNPPFGHSGERAISTFFSEGKGQFLKDKQPDGEQLSSMEWEDLTHFEGNANAFRLLTHQFEGRRKGGFAMTYTTLASIVKYPFSSSLAGTKSKFGFFVSEEESFHRIATELGLTLLNEHPLKYARHPLVYLVEAADDICYQMMDIEDAHKLKILTTEETKELLMAYFNEERQAHIQKTFHIVNDTNEQIAYLRSSVIGLLIRECTRVFLEHEQEILSGTFEEALIKHISERPAKAYKHCAEVSIKKIYRSRDVLDIELAGFRVISTLLELMVDAVTSPGKAYSELLINRVSSQYNIKAPALYERIQAVLDYISGMTDVFALDLYRKINGNSLPAV, from the coding sequence ATGATGAATTGGAACCAATTAATATCTGCAAAACGCTTCGGAATGGAAGAGTTCCATGAAGAACGCCAGGAAAACCGTTCGGAATTTCAACGGGACTATGACCGCCTCATTTTCTCCGCCCCTTTCCGCCGACTGCAAAACAAAACCCAAGTATTCCCCTTACCGGGCAGTATCTTCGTACACAACCGGCTCACACACAGCCTTGAAGTATCCTGTGTCGGACGTTCGTTAGGAAATGACGTCGCAAAAGCGATTCTTGAGCGCCAGCCCGAACTGCAGGAGTCTTTCCTACCGGAAATAGGTTCTATCGTTTCCGCTGCCTGCCTGGCGCACGACTTGGGCAACCCGCCTTTCGGACATTCCGGCGAACGGGCCATATCTACTTTTTTTTCTGAAGGTAAAGGACAATTCTTAAAGGACAAGCAACCGGATGGAGAACAACTTTCTTCGATGGAATGGGAAGATTTGACACATTTTGAAGGAAATGCGAACGCATTCCGACTGCTCACACACCAATTTGAAGGACGCCGGAAAGGAGGATTTGCCATGACTTACACGACATTAGCTTCCATTGTGAAATACCCTTTTTCATCCAGTCTTGCAGGTACGAAATCAAAATTCGGCTTCTTTGTCAGCGAAGAAGAGAGTTTTCACAGAATTGCTACGGAACTGGGGCTTACTTTGCTCAACGAACACCCGCTGAAATATGCACGCCACCCACTGGTATACCTGGTAGAAGCTGCCGATGATATCTGTTATCAGATGATGGACATTGAAGACGCCCATAAATTGAAAATTCTCACAACCGAAGAAACTAAAGAACTGCTAATGGCATACTTCAACGAAGAACGGCAGGCGCATATCCAAAAAACATTCCATATCGTAAATGACACCAATGAACAAATCGCTTATCTGCGTTCTTCTGTGATCGGATTATTAATCCGGGAATGTACACGTGTATTTTTGGAACACGAGCAAGAAATACTTTCCGGCACATTTGAAGAAGCACTTATCAAACATATCTCCGAACGTCCGGCAAAGGCTTACAAGCATTGTGCCGAAGTTTCGATCAAGAAGATTTACCGCTCACGAGATGTACTGGACATCGAATTAGCCGGCTTCCGGGTTATCAGTACCCTACTTGAGTTAATGGTAGATGCGGTGACCTCACCCGGAAAGGCTTACTCCGAACTTCTAATTAACCGGGTCTCCAGCCAGTACAATATAAAAGCACCTGCACTCTATGAAAGAATACAGGCGGTACTTGATTATATATCGGGAATGACCGATGTCTTTGCTCTTGACCTCTACCGCAAGATTAACGGCAACAGTCTGCCTGCGGTGTAA
- a CDS encoding GNAT family N-acetyltransferase: MEDIIKPISKELLKAELTEDKRLRMTNKSNNQIYIITHLNAPNVMREIGRLREIAFRAAGGGTGLSMDIDEYDTMEHPYKQLIVWNPEAEEILGGYRYLLGTDVRFDEKGAPILATSHMFHFSDTFIKEYLPQTIELGRSFVTLEYQSTRAGSKGLFALDNLWDGLGALTVVMPNVKYFFGKVTMYPSYHRRGRDMILYFLKKHFCDKEHLVTPMDPLKSETSEEELKALFCKNTFKEDYKILNCEIRKLGYNIPPLVNAYMSLSPTMRMFGTAINYEFGDVEETGILIAVDEILEDKRMRHIQTFIESHPDALKMPCEEDEAFTPKVVTPQADCCR; the protein is encoded by the coding sequence ATGGAAGATATTATTAAACCGATAAGCAAGGAACTGCTGAAGGCAGAGTTGACGGAGGACAAACGCTTACGAATGACGAATAAGAGTAATAATCAGATTTATATTATTACTCACCTGAACGCTCCTAATGTGATGAGGGAAATCGGTCGTTTGCGTGAGATAGCTTTCCGTGCTGCCGGTGGAGGGACAGGTTTGTCAATGGATATTGATGAATACGACACAATGGAGCATCCTTACAAGCAGTTAATTGTATGGAACCCGGAAGCGGAAGAAATTCTGGGGGGATATCGGTATCTGCTCGGGACAGATGTGCGCTTTGATGAGAAAGGGGCGCCGATTCTGGCTACTTCCCACATGTTCCATTTTTCGGATACTTTTATTAAAGAATATCTGCCTCAAACAATCGAATTGGGACGCTCGTTTGTGACGCTTGAATACCAGTCTACCCGTGCCGGAAGCAAAGGTCTGTTTGCTTTGGATAATCTTTGGGACGGATTGGGGGCGTTGACTGTTGTCATGCCGAATGTGAAATACTTCTTTGGTAAAGTGACCATGTATCCCAGTTATCACCGTCGCGGTCGCGATATGATTCTTTATTTCCTCAAGAAGCATTTCTGTGATAAAGAACATCTGGTGACTCCAATGGACCCGTTAAAATCGGAAACTTCCGAAGAAGAACTGAAAGCGTTGTTCTGCAAGAATACGTTTAAAGAAGATTATAAGATCCTGAATTGTGAGATTCGCAAATTAGGATATAATATTCCACCGTTGGTAAATGCTTATATGAGCTTGAGTCCCACTATGCGTATGTTTGGCACAGCTATCAACTATGAGTTTGGGGATGTAGAAGAAACCGGAATCCTGATTGCTGTAGATGAAATATTGGAGGACAAGCGCATGCGCCACATCCAGACGTTTATTGAAAGTCATCCGGATGCGTTGAAAATGCCTTGTGAGGAGGATGAGGCGTTTACTCCTAAAGTCGTTACACCGCAGGCAGACTGTTGCCGTTAA
- the mraZ gene encoding division/cell wall cluster transcriptional repressor MraZ yields the protein MIRFLGNIEAKADAKGRVFIPATFRKQLQIASEEKLIMRKDVFQDCLTLYPESVWNEELNELRSRLNKWNSKHQLIFRQFVSDVEVVTPDNNGRILIPKRYLQICNIHGDIRFIGIDNKIEIWAKERAEQPFMSPEEFGAALEEIMNDENRQDGER from the coding sequence ATGATACGTTTTTTAGGGAATATTGAAGCCAAGGCGGACGCCAAAGGAAGGGTGTTTATCCCCGCCACCTTCAGGAAGCAGTTGCAAATTGCTTCTGAAGAGAAGCTTATTATGCGTAAAGACGTATTTCAGGACTGTCTGACTCTGTACCCCGAGAGCGTGTGGAACGAGGAATTAAACGAGCTTCGGAGCAGGCTCAATAAATGGAACAGCAAACATCAACTCATTTTCAGGCAGTTTGTGAGTGACGTTGAGGTGGTGACTCCCGACAACAACGGGCGCATACTAATCCCCAAACGGTATTTACAGATATGCAATATCCACGGGGATATACGCTTTATCGGTATCGACAACAAGATAGAGATCTGGGCGAAGGAACGGGCCGAACAGCCGTTTATGTCGCCTGAGGAGTTCGGTGCAGCATTAGAAGAAATTATGAACGACGAAAATAGACAAGATGGAGAAAGATGA
- a CDS encoding 1-acyl-sn-glycerol-3-phosphate acyltransferase: MTDDSLFLIDVDKILRTKASKHYKYIPKFVTSYLKRIVHQDEINIFLDESKDKVGVDFLEACMDFLDAKVDVKGIENLPKDGLYTFVSNHPLGGQDGVALGYVLGRHYDGKVKYLVNDLLMNLRGLAPLCIPINKTGKQAKDFPKMVEAGFQSDNQLIMFPAGLCSRRYNGVIRDLEWKKTFVVKSVQTKRDVIPVHFGGRNSDFFYNLANICKALGIKFNIAMLYLADEMFKNRHKTFTVTFGKPIPWQTFDKSKTPAQWAEYVKDIVYKL, translated from the coding sequence ATGACTGATGACTCTTTATTTTTGATTGATGTCGATAAGATACTTCGGACGAAGGCTTCGAAGCACTATAAGTACATCCCTAAGTTTGTGACTTCTTATTTAAAAAGAATCGTTCATCAGGATGAGATAAACATATTCCTGGATGAATCGAAAGACAAGGTGGGAGTGGACTTTCTAGAAGCGTGTATGGACTTTCTGGACGCAAAAGTAGATGTGAAAGGCATTGAGAATCTTCCCAAAGACGGGCTGTATACTTTCGTTTCCAATCATCCGCTGGGCGGACAAGACGGAGTTGCGCTGGGCTATGTGCTGGGGCGTCACTATGACGGAAAAGTGAAATATCTGGTAAATGACCTGCTGATGAACTTGCGCGGACTTGCTCCGCTTTGTATTCCGATTAATAAAACAGGGAAGCAGGCGAAGGACTTCCCGAAAATGGTGGAAGCCGGATTCCAGTCCGATAATCAACTGATCATGTTTCCCGCCGGGCTGTGCTCGCGTCGTTATAACGGAGTGATTCGTGATCTGGAATGGAAAAAAACATTTGTGGTAAAGAGCGTACAAACAAAACGTGATGTGATACCTGTGCACTTTGGCGGCAGGAATTCTGATTTCTTCTACAATCTGGCCAATATTTGTAAGGCATTGGGGATTAAGTTTAACATCGCTATGTTGTATCTTGCGGATGAAATGTTTAAAAACCGCCATAAAACTTTTACTGTCACCTTTGGTAAACCTATTCCCTGGCAGACTTTCGATAAGTCGAAAACACCTGCACAGTGGGCTGAATACGTAAAGGATATTGTATATAAACTGTAA
- a CDS encoding penicillin-binding protein, with amino-acid sequence MTRYFFVILLMALIGVAIVVKAGITMFAERQYWQDVADRFVKENVTVKPNRGNIISSDGKLMASSLPEYRIYMDFMSGEKDEKRRKKDQARRDSILTANMDSICIGLHKIFPDKSAAQFKAHLKKGRQAKSRNYLIYPKRISYIQYKEVKRLPVFCLNRYKGGFKELAYNQRKKPFGSLAARTLGDVYADTAKGARNGIELAFDTILKGRDGLTHRQKVMNKYLNIVDVPPVDGCDLISTIDVGMQDICEKALVDKLKELNAFVGVVVLMEVATGEVKAIVNMTKGKDGNYYEMRNNAISDMLEPGSTFKTASIMVALEDGKITPDYVVDTGNGQMPMHGRVMKDWNWRRGGYGKLTVTEILEVSSNVGTSYIIDHFYGSNPQKYIDGLRRMSIDQPLHLQIAGEGKPNIRGPKERSYFSKTALPWMSIGYETQVPPLNILTFYNAIANNGVSIRPKFVKAAVKDGEIVKEYPTEVINPKICSDKTLAQIREILQKVVGEGLAKPAGSKQFHVSGKTGTAQISQGAAGYKAGVTNYLVSFCGYFPSEAPKYSMIVSIQKPGPTASGGLMAGSVFSKIAERVYAKDLRLPLTSAIDTNTVVIPHVKAGEMRQTQRVLEELNINIQGKIADSGKEVWGSTHAAPQAVVLESRGIMQNFVPSVIGMGAKDAVYLLESKGLKVNLVGVGKVKSQSIANGTIIRKGQTITLTMN; translated from the coding sequence ATGACCCGTTACTTCTTCGTCATCCTTTTGATGGCGTTGATAGGCGTGGCAATTGTCGTAAAGGCTGGTATCACCATGTTTGCCGAACGACAATACTGGCAGGACGTAGCCGATCGTTTCGTTAAAGAGAACGTAACTGTGAAACCCAACCGTGGAAACATTATTTCTTCCGACGGAAAACTTATGGCAAGTTCTCTTCCCGAATACAGAATATACATGGACTTTATGTCCGGTGAAAAGGATGAAAAACGCAGAAAAAAGGATCAGGCACGGCGTGATTCTATTCTTACTGCCAATATGGATTCTATCTGCATCGGACTTCATAAGATATTCCCCGACAAAAGCGCGGCCCAATTCAAGGCGCACCTCAAGAAAGGGCGTCAGGCAAAGAGCCGTAATTACCTAATTTATCCGAAACGTATTTCTTATATACAATATAAAGAGGTAAAGAGATTACCCGTTTTCTGTTTGAACCGATACAAAGGCGGATTCAAAGAGTTGGCTTACAACCAGCGCAAAAAGCCTTTCGGTTCACTGGCTGCCCGCACGTTGGGAGATGTATATGCCGACACGGCAAAAGGAGCAAGAAATGGTATTGAGCTTGCCTTTGATACAATACTGAAAGGACGGGATGGATTGACGCACCGACAGAAGGTAATGAACAAATACCTGAATATCGTGGACGTGCCGCCGGTTGACGGCTGCGACCTGATAAGTACGATTGACGTAGGTATGCAGGATATTTGCGAGAAGGCATTGGTGGACAAGTTGAAAGAGTTGAATGCTTTTGTCGGAGTAGTTGTCTTAATGGAGGTTGCTACCGGAGAAGTGAAAGCAATCGTTAATATGACAAAAGGCAAGGACGGTAATTATTATGAAATGCGTAATAATGCGATCAGCGATATGCTTGAACCGGGTTCAACTTTCAAAACAGCCTCTATCATGGTAGCTCTTGAAGACGGGAAAATCACACCTGATTATGTGGTAGATACCGGCAACGGGCAGATGCCGATGCACGGTCGTGTAATGAAAGACTGGAATTGGCGCCGGGGAGGATATGGCAAGCTTACAGTGACCGAAATCCTGGAGGTTTCTTCTAATGTTGGCACATCTTACATCATCGATCATTTCTACGGTAGCAATCCGCAAAAATATATAGATGGACTGAGGCGAATGAGTATTGACCAACCTCTCCATTTACAGATCGCGGGAGAAGGTAAACCAAACATACGCGGGCCGAAAGAAAGAAGTTATTTCTCAAAAACAGCTCTTCCTTGGATGAGTATCGGCTACGAGACACAGGTTCCGCCCCTCAATATCCTCACATTCTATAATGCAATAGCAAACAATGGAGTAAGTATACGTCCGAAATTTGTGAAAGCAGCCGTAAAAGACGGAGAGATAGTAAAAGAATACCCAACAGAGGTTATTAACCCAAAGATTTGTTCGGACAAGACTTTGGCACAGATACGCGAAATCCTGCAAAAAGTGGTAGGAGAAGGACTCGCCAAACCCGCAGGAAGCAAGCAATTCCATGTATCCGGAAAGACTGGTACGGCACAAATATCACAGGGAGCAGCCGGATATAAAGCAGGAGTTACAAATTACCTTGTCAGTTTCTGCGGATATTTTCCTTCGGAAGCTCCCAAATACAGCATGATTGTCTCTATTCAGAAGCCCGGTCCTACCGCTTCGGGCGGTTTAATGGCCGGTAGCGTATTCAGCAAGATTGCAGAAAGAGTCTATGCAAAAGACCTCCGATTACCGCTTACCAGCGCGATTGACACAAACACCGTTGTCATCCCGCACGTGAAGGCTGGAGAGATGAGACAAACGCAACGGGTCTTGGAAGAACTGAATATCAATATACAAGGCAAGATTGCCGATTCCGGAAAAGAAGTTTGGGGAAGTACACACGCTGCTCCGCAAGCTGTTGTTTTGGAAAGTCGGGGAATCATGCAGAATTTTGTGCCGAGCGTAATCGGTATGGGAGCGAAAGATGCAGTTTATCTGTTGGAAAGCAAAGGATTGAAAGTCAATCTGGTCGGAGTGGGGAAAGTGAAAAGCCAGTCGATAGCCAACGGAACGATTATAAGGAAGGGACAGACAATTACCCTTACCATGAATTAA
- a CDS encoding FtsL-like putative cell division protein gives MEEAVNKKADESKKKKRTSLKSILGGDILATDFFRRQTKLLVLIMVFIIFYIHNRYASQQQQIEIDRLKKELTDIKYDALTRSSELMEKSRQSRIEEYISSKESDLQTSTNPPYLIK, from the coding sequence ATGGAAGAAGCAGTAAACAAGAAGGCAGACGAAAGCAAGAAGAAGAAACGCACTTCACTGAAAAGTATCTTGGGCGGCGACATTCTGGCTACCGACTTTTTCCGTCGCCAGACGAAGTTGCTGGTACTGATTATGGTATTTATTATCTTCTACATCCACAACCGCTACGCCAGTCAGCAGCAGCAGATCGAGATAGACCGGTTGAAAAAAGAATTGACAGATATCAAATATGATGCGCTGACACGTAGTTCGGAACTAATGGAGAAGAGCCGCCAGTCTCGTATCGAAGAGTATATTTCAAGTAAGGAAAGCGATTTGCAGACTTCTACGAATCCTCCTTACCTTATTAAATAA
- a CDS encoding RNA polymerase sigma factor, with translation MKSLSFRKDLVGVQDELLRFAYKLTTDREEANDLLQETSLKALDNEDKYTPDTNFKGWMYTIMRNIFINNYRKVVRDQTFVDQTDNLYHLNLPQDGSFESTERAYDLKEMHRVVNALPKEYRVPFAMHVSGFKYREIAEKLNLPLGTVKSRIFFTRQKLQEELKDFR, from the coding sequence ATGAAAAGTTTAAGCTTCAGAAAAGATTTAGTAGGAGTACAAGATGAACTACTCCGGTTCGCTTATAAACTGACAACCGACCGCGAAGAAGCAAACGATTTGTTGCAGGAAACATCATTGAAAGCATTAGATAACGAAGACAAATATACGCCTGACACTAATTTCAAGGGCTGGATGTACACCATCATGCGTAACATCTTTATCAACAACTACCGCAAAGTAGTTCGTGACCAAACATTTGTAGACCAGACCGATAACCTCTATCATTTGAACCTGCCGCAAGACGGTAGTTTTGAAAGTACGGAAAGAGCTTATGACCTGAAAGAGATGCACCGTGTAGTCAATGCTCTTCCTAAAGAATACAGAGTTCCGTTTGCCATGCACGTTTCCGGTTTCAAATACCGCGAAATTGCAGAGAAACTGAACCTACCGTTAGGCACCGTTAAAAGCCGTATCTTCTTCACCCGACAGAAATTGCAGGAAGAATTGAAAGATTTCCGCTAG
- the rsmH gene encoding 16S rRNA (cytosine(1402)-N(4))-methyltransferase RsmH, translating into MEKDELTYHVPVLLKESVDGMNIRPDGTYVDVTFGGAGHSREILSRLGEGGRLLGFDQDEDAERNIVNDPHFTFVRSNFRYLHNFLRYHNIEQVDAILADLGVSSHHFDDSERGFSFRFDGDLDMRMNKRAGLTAADILNTYEEERLADIFYLYGELKNSRKLASVIVKARNGQQIRTIGEFLEIIKPLFGREREKKELAKVFQALRIEVNQEMEALKEMLLAATEALKPGGRLVVITYHSLEDRMVKNIMKTGNVEGKAESDFFGNLQTPFRLVNNKVIVPDQAEIERNPRSRSAKLRIAEKK; encoded by the coding sequence ATGGAGAAAGATGAATTGACATACCACGTGCCTGTATTGCTAAAAGAGAGCGTTGACGGGATGAATATTCGTCCGGACGGAACGTATGTAGACGTTACGTTTGGAGGAGCAGGTCATTCGCGCGAGATTCTTTCGCGACTCGGAGAAGGCGGACGGTTGCTGGGATTTGATCAGGACGAAGATGCCGAACGGAACATTGTCAACGATCCTCATTTCACCTTTGTACGCAGTAATTTCCGTTACTTGCACAATTTTCTGCGTTATCACAACATTGAACAGGTAGACGCAATTCTTGCCGACCTCGGCGTCTCCTCTCACCACTTCGATGACAGCGAACGTGGTTTCTCCTTCCGTTTCGACGGAGACTTGGACATGCGCATGAATAAACGGGCGGGACTCACAGCGGCTGATATACTTAATACATATGAGGAAGAACGCCTGGCGGATATTTTTTATCTGTATGGCGAACTGAAAAATAGCCGCAAGCTGGCATCAGTAATCGTAAAGGCCAGAAACGGACAGCAGATTCGGACGATCGGTGAATTTCTGGAGATTATCAAACCGCTCTTCGGCCGTGAACGCGAAAAGAAAGAGCTTGCTAAAGTATTTCAGGCATTGCGGATTGAAGTAAATCAGGAAATGGAAGCGTTGAAAGAAATGTTGCTAGCCGCAACCGAAGCATTGAAACCGGGCGGAAGGCTGGTAGTAATCACCTATCATTCATTGGAAGACCGTATGGTAAAGAATATCATGAAGACGGGTAATGTGGAAGGTAAAGCGGAAAGTGATTTCTTCGGAAACCTGCAAACGCCGTTCCGTCTTGTCAACAACAAAGTTATTGTACCCGACCAGGCGGAGATCGAAAGAAATCCACGGTCGAGAAGTGCCAAATTACGAATTGCAGAGAAAAAATAA
- a CDS encoding UDP-N-acetylmuramoyl-L-alanyl-D-glutamate--2,6-diaminopimelate ligase, protein MLLNKLLKAIQPVQVTGESDIEITGINIDSRLVEAGQLFMAMRGTQADGHAYIPTAIEKGAVAVLCEDMPEEPVAGITYIQVKDSEDATGKIATTFYGDPTSKMELVGVTGTNGKTTIATLLYNTFRYFGYKVGLISTVCNYIDDEAIPTEHTTPDPITLNRLLGKMADEGCKYAFMEVSSHSIAQKRISGLKFAGGIFTNLTRDHLDYHKTVENYLKAKKKFFDDMPKNAFSLTNLDDKNGLVMTQNTRSKVYTYSLRSLSNFKGRVLESHFEGMLLDFNNHELAVQFIGKFNASNLLAVFGAAVLLGKKEEDVLVALSTLHPVAGRFDAVRSPKGVTAIVDYAHTPDALINVLNAIHGVLEGKGKVITVVGAGGNRDKGKRPIMAKEAAKASDRVIITSDNPRFEEPQDIINDMLAGLDAEDMRKTLSIADRKEAIRTACMLAEKGDVILVAGKGHENYQEIKGVKHHFDDKEILKEIFK, encoded by the coding sequence ATGTTACTAAACAAGTTACTGAAAGCAATCCAACCGGTACAAGTGACCGGAGAGTCAGACATAGAAATCACCGGAATTAACATTGATTCCCGTTTAGTAGAAGCCGGACAACTGTTCATGGCTATGCGCGGTACGCAAGCTGACGGTCATGCTTATATACCTACCGCTATTGAGAAAGGAGCTGTTGCTGTTCTTTGCGAAGATATGCCGGAGGAACCGGTAGCGGGAATCACTTATATACAGGTGAAAGACAGCGAAGACGCCACAGGAAAGATTGCCACAACTTTCTATGGCGACCCGACTTCCAAAATGGAACTGGTCGGCGTCACGGGAACAAATGGAAAAACGACAATTGCCACCTTATTATATAATACATTCCGCTACTTCGGATATAAAGTGGGACTGATTTCTACCGTTTGCAATTATATCGACGATGAAGCAATTCCAACAGAACATACCACCCCCGACCCTATCACACTGAACCGGTTATTGGGAAAAATGGCGGATGAAGGATGCAAGTATGCCTTTATGGAGGTCAGTTCGCACTCTATCGCACAAAAGCGTATCAGCGGATTGAAGTTCGCAGGAGGTATCTTTACCAATCTGACCCGCGATCACCTCGACTATCACAAAACGGTGGAGAACTATCTGAAAGCCAAGAAGAAGTTCTTTGATGATATGCCGAAGAATGCATTCAGTCTGACCAATCTTGACGATAAGAACGGACTAGTAATGACACAAAATACACGTTCCAAGGTTTACACTTATTCATTAAGAAGCCTCAGCAACTTCAAAGGACGGGTACTGGAATCTCATTTCGAAGGAATGCTGCTCGATTTCAACAATCACGAGCTGGCTGTTCAATTTATCGGCAAGTTCAATGCATCCAATCTGTTGGCTGTATTCGGAGCTGCCGTATTGCTTGGCAAGAAAGAGGAAGACGTACTCGTTGCCCTTAGCACACTTCATCCGGTAGCCGGACGCTTCGATGCTGTCCGTTCACCGAAAGGAGTGACAGCAATCGTAGACTATGCACATACACCGGATGCGCTTATCAATGTATTGAATGCGATACACGGAGTGCTCGAAGGCAAAGGAAAAGTAATCACTGTGGTAGGTGCCGGTGGCAACCGCGACAAGGGTAAACGTCCTATCATGGCAAAAGAAGCAGCCAAAGCCAGTGACCGTGTGATTATCACCTCGGATAATCCCCGTTTTGAAGAGCCGCAGGACATCATCAACGATATGCTGGCAGGACTAGACGCGGAAGATATGAGAAAGACATTAAGCATTGCCGACCGTAAGGAAGCGATTCGTACTGCTTGTATGTTGGCAGAAAAGGGAGATGTAATTCTTGTTGCCGGAAAAGGGCACGAAAATTATCAGGAGATAAAAGGAGTGAAACATCATTTTGATGATAAGGAGATATTAAAGGAGATTTTTAAATAA